A window of the Fibrobacter sp. UWH4 genome harbors these coding sequences:
- a CDS encoding ABC transporter — MPNFISIRGCRLHNLKNIDAQFPLGKISVVCGPSGCGKSTLVLDTLHGESKRRYLETLSPFAAELLGGRRIIPLDSAEGLPASLAVGPSHGETPAKAYALSISECDSTLRALFAAYAKPACPICGKPMESMSREDIIREIASLPQGSKLQFFARIEADKHATLDKLSAVFLAQGFTRALADGVSYSLADLTAAERKIVPQEFFIVVDRVIVRENTRTRIAEAVDGVLKLTHGELILDINGSRKLFSTVPRCPEHGAQLSRPLASEDLSPYSRTSVCEKCGGTGIIEDGDSSEECPECKGLRLKQNFLNAAIESISSEDDRENKSSEDRKDKPRKIRTTWQDILSTPFAELESRLHALFDNRLTAKQQPAFRTLIDRIQAIVDLDIGYLTAGRAGATLSGGEVQRLRLSSLSTGHLNNLLIVLDEPASGLHQSDVEALWKVLKKVQSRGNTLVLIDHNPALIKKADWIIEMGPGAGEKGGEILFQGTAKEVLDNPQSPTGNWIRELGIRSSEFGINNLKTKPKVPKKNAAAIDIKNFAMFDMKPVTAHFPIQKFSVITGQSGSGKSTIFFRNLAPRASKGEFESLGIQTLSILSTGDFHGNRRSTVASAINLNTILRDLFAKLPESKVRGYTASKFATHDPGGRCENCKGEGVILDPAGYEESECPVCLGRRFKDEILEVRFKSHSIADIYDLEVGEAYKLFINMKPFADKLKPLVDTGLDYLKLGQTTSHLSGGERARLRLSIALARAKAPNTLFLFDEPARGLHQKDIQHLLELIRGLTEAGHTVIAIEHAQDFVNAADYVVELSR; from the coding sequence ATGCCCAACTTCATCAGCATACGCGGATGCAGGCTGCATAACCTGAAGAATATCGACGCGCAGTTTCCGCTGGGCAAGATTTCTGTGGTATGCGGACCTTCGGGCTGCGGAAAGTCGACGCTTGTACTTGATACCCTGCACGGAGAATCCAAGCGTCGCTATCTGGAAACACTCTCGCCTTTTGCCGCTGAACTCTTGGGCGGCCGCCGCATTATTCCGCTGGATAGCGCCGAAGGTTTGCCCGCAAGCCTAGCCGTAGGCCCGAGTCACGGAGAAACGCCTGCGAAGGCTTATGCGCTCAGCATCTCGGAATGCGATTCTACATTACGCGCGTTGTTTGCGGCTTATGCGAAGCCCGCCTGCCCTATTTGCGGAAAGCCTATGGAAAGCATGAGCCGCGAAGACATAATTCGCGAGATTGCGAGCCTTCCGCAAGGGAGTAAGTTGCAATTTTTTGCACGGATTGAAGCTGATAAGCACGCGACTCTCGATAAGCTGTCGGCGGTGTTCCTGGCGCAGGGCTTTACGCGAGCTTTAGCCGATGGTGTCAGCTATTCGCTCGCTGACTTGACTGCGGCCGAGCGCAAAATCGTACCGCAAGAATTCTTTATCGTCGTAGACCGCGTGATTGTTCGCGAGAACACGCGTACCCGTATTGCCGAGGCGGTCGACGGAGTCTTGAAGCTCACCCACGGCGAATTGATTCTAGACATCAACGGGAGTCGCAAGCTTTTCAGCACGGTGCCGCGTTGCCCTGAGCACGGAGCGCAACTTTCCAGGCCGCTTGCGTCTGAAGATTTGTCGCCGTATTCCCGTACGAGCGTTTGCGAAAAATGTGGCGGAACCGGAATCATCGAAGACGGCGACAGCAGCGAAGAATGCCCCGAATGCAAGGGCCTTCGACTCAAGCAGAATTTTTTGAATGCGGCGATTGAAAGCATTTCAAGTGAAGATGACCGCGAAAACAAAAGCAGCGAAGATCGCAAAGATAAGCCGCGCAAAATCCGTACCACTTGGCAAGACATTTTAAGCACGCCTTTCGCGGAACTCGAAAGCCGGCTGCACGCCCTGTTCGACAATCGACTGACGGCAAAGCAGCAGCCCGCCTTCCGCACGTTAATCGACCGCATCCAGGCGATTGTCGATTTGGATATCGGTTACCTTACGGCAGGGCGTGCAGGCGCCACCCTATCGGGTGGCGAAGTCCAGAGACTTCGGCTTTCGAGCCTCAGCACCGGACACCTGAACAACCTCTTGATTGTTCTCGACGAACCCGCCAGCGGTTTGCACCAAAGCGATGTGGAAGCCCTCTGGAAAGTCCTCAAGAAGGTACAGTCCCGCGGGAACACACTCGTCCTTATTGACCATAACCCGGCCCTCATCAAGAAAGCCGACTGGATTATTGAAATGGGACCAGGCGCCGGCGAAAAGGGCGGTGAGATTTTATTCCAGGGGACAGCCAAGGAAGTCTTGGATAATCCGCAGTCGCCGACAGGGAATTGGATTAGAGAATTAGGAATTCGGAGTTCAGAATTCGGAATTAATAATTTGAAAACTAAGCCGAAGGTTCCAAAGAAAAACGCCGCGGCCATCGATATCAAGAACTTCGCGATGTTCGATATGAAGCCGGTCACCGCGCATTTTCCGATTCAAAAGTTCAGCGTCATCACTGGCCAAAGCGGTAGCGGCAAGTCCACGATTTTCTTCAGGAACTTAGCCCCGCGTGCCTCCAAGGGCGAATTCGAAAGCCTCGGCATCCAGACACTATCGATCCTTTCAACAGGCGATTTCCACGGAAACCGCCGCAGCACCGTCGCCTCGGCCATCAACCTGAACACGATTCTCCGCGACCTGTTCGCGAAACTCCCCGAAAGCAAGGTCCGCGGCTACACCGCCAGCAAGTTCGCGACGCACGACCCCGGGGGCCGCTGCGAAAACTGCAAAGGCGAAGGCGTAATCCTCGACCCCGCGGGCTACGAAGAATCCGAATGTCCCGTATGCCTCGGCAGGCGTTTCAAAGATGAAATTCTTGAAGTCCGCTTCAAGTCGCATTCCATCGCCGACATCTATGACCTAGAAGTCGGTGAAGCCTACAAATTGTTCATTAACATGAAGCCTTTCGCCGACAAGCTCAAGCCGCTTGTAGATACGGGACTCGACTACCTGAAACTCGGACAAACCACGTCGCACCTTTCCGGCGGCGAACGCGCCCGTTTGCGCCTTTCCATCGCCCTCGCTCGCGCGAAGGCTCCGAACACACTCTTCCTTTTCGACGAGCCCGCCCGCGGGCTCCATCAAAAGGACATCCAGCATCTACTCGAACTGATTCGCGGCCTCACCGAGGCGGGCCACACCGTCATCGCCATTGAACATGCGCAAGACTTCGTGAACGCCGCCGACTACGTGGTGGAACTGAGCCGATAA
- a CDS encoding YihY/virulence factor BrkB family protein, which produces MMPEWFTNFSWEKMFDAIAARSVTPVKIAIIAGKSFLYFHGLTRAAALTYTTFLAVVPLLILLTSITIAVGFGNFVSDYLPHLLNILNLDWPIDPIIAIVKNAEHVPIGKLGFIGAMGLFVTFILAFGSLESNFNVVWENKVSRPLHKQIRIYTPLLLIFAGIIGLYAGFVNHVQNVLSVIVVDGLHFDPSVLHTLIDAFWYVTFHGAIILIIFLTLYALPARPDPKNYTKKKLLLSSIGISFLAWFSIMIYVRILMLIQATLVTRMSIFYGSLAFIPLILFLVFGIWTIVLCGNSIVWTICTWPESRDRIWNWEGSPTEGLNMTKDRL; this is translated from the coding sequence ATGATGCCAGAATGGTTCACGAATTTTTCCTGGGAAAAGATGTTCGACGCGATAGCCGCGCGTTCCGTCACTCCCGTAAAAATCGCGATTATTGCAGGAAAATCCTTCCTGTACTTCCACGGCCTGACCCGTGCAGCAGCACTCACCTACACAACATTCCTGGCGGTGGTCCCTCTGCTCATTCTCCTGACTTCGATTACCATTGCGGTCGGATTCGGCAATTTTGTCTCGGACTACCTCCCCCACCTCCTGAACATTCTGAATCTAGACTGGCCTATCGACCCTATCATCGCCATCGTGAAGAATGCAGAACATGTCCCCATCGGCAAGCTCGGATTCATCGGCGCCATGGGCCTTTTCGTAACCTTCATTCTCGCCTTCGGTAGCTTAGAATCAAATTTTAACGTGGTGTGGGAAAACAAGGTTTCTCGCCCGTTGCACAAGCAGATTCGCATCTACACCCCGTTGTTGCTTATTTTTGCCGGTATCATCGGCCTATACGCCGGCTTCGTAAATCACGTGCAAAATGTCCTTTCGGTCATCGTCGTAGACGGCCTGCATTTTGACCCGTCCGTACTTCATACGTTGATAGACGCCTTCTGGTACGTAACGTTTCACGGGGCGATTATCTTAATCATCTTCCTCACGCTTTACGCACTTCCGGCGCGACCAGACCCCAAGAACTACACCAAGAAAAAGCTGCTCCTTTCCTCCATCGGAATTTCCTTCCTGGCATGGTTCAGCATCATGATTTACGTGAGAATCCTAATGCTCATCCAGGCAACACTTGTCACCAGGATGTCCATTTTCTACGGTTCTCTCGCGTTTATCCCCCTTATCCTGTTCCTCGTTTTCGGTATCTGGACCATCGTTCTTTGCGGGAATTCCATTGTCTGGACCATTTGTACCTGGCCAGAATCCAGGGACCGCATCTGGAACTGGGAAGGATCCCCCACCGAAGGACTGAACATGACCAAAGACCGTCTCTAG
- the proB gene encoding glutamate 5-kinase, which produces MSELRNNILDESRRIVVKIGSRILVDSEKGGVRTRYIQKLADSVARLMEAGKEVVVVTSGAVGTGMSQLGYKEKPTVLAEKQACAAVGQIDLMYAYREMFRWMQLSVGQILLSAEDFRDRNRYKNLQNTIKAMLARKIVPIINENDSLAVAEIKVGDNDKLSSDVALFLDADLLLIFTDEDGLFDDNPKKNPNARLLRFVPEITPAVLALAGKPGETGSAVSTGGMRSKLEAIRNVTKSGCNAFLASGMKVLPHQVIFENAEGTLFVGSKKKLNSRQRWLSFITTPRGAVVVDEGGVKALREKHSSLLPVGVCAVKKHFDKGDLIEVLSETGEPVARGVAKFDSETLKLVLHKKTAQVHELLGKDVADELIHKNDLVVF; this is translated from the coding sequence ATGAGTGAATTAAGAAATAATATTCTCGATGAATCCCGCCGCATTGTCGTAAAGATCGGCTCGCGTATTTTGGTCGATTCCGAAAAGGGCGGCGTTCGCACCCGCTACATCCAGAAACTTGCAGACTCGGTCGCTCGCCTGATGGAAGCTGGCAAGGAAGTCGTTGTGGTGACGAGTGGTGCCGTGGGCACTGGCATGAGCCAGCTCGGTTACAAGGAAAAGCCGACCGTGCTTGCCGAAAAGCAGGCTTGCGCTGCCGTGGGTCAGATTGACTTGATGTATGCCTACCGTGAAATGTTCCGCTGGATGCAACTTTCCGTGGGACAGATCCTTTTGTCGGCCGAAGATTTCCGCGACCGCAATCGCTACAAGAATTTGCAGAACACCATCAAGGCGATGCTTGCCCGCAAGATTGTCCCGATTATCAACGAGAACGACTCGCTCGCTGTTGCCGAAATCAAGGTGGGTGATAACGACAAGCTTTCAAGCGATGTAGCGCTCTTCCTTGATGCCGACCTGCTTTTGATTTTCACGGACGAAGATGGTCTCTTCGATGACAATCCGAAGAAGAACCCGAACGCCCGCCTGCTCCGCTTTGTGCCCGAAATTACGCCTGCTGTGCTCGCCCTTGCGGGTAAGCCCGGCGAAACGGGTTCTGCCGTGAGTACCGGCGGTATGCGCAGCAAGCTCGAAGCTATCCGCAACGTGACCAAGAGCGGCTGCAACGCCTTCCTCGCCAGTGGCATGAAGGTGTTGCCGCATCAGGTGATTTTTGAAAACGCCGAAGGAACGCTCTTTGTGGGCTCCAAGAAAAAGCTCAACAGCCGTCAGCGCTGGCTAAGCTTCATTACGACTCCGCGCGGGGCCGTGGTGGTGGACGAAGGTGGCGTGAAGGCTCTGCGCGAAAAGCACTCGAGCCTGCTTCCCGTGGGCGTGTGCGCCGTCAAGAAGCATTTCGACAAGGGCGACCTGATTGAAGTCTTGAGCGAGACCGGCGAGCCGGTGGCACGCGGTGTCGCGAAGTTCGACAGCGAAACCTTGAAGCTTGTGCTCCACAAGAAGACCGCCCAGGTTCATGAGCTGTTGGGCAAGGATGTCGCCGACGAACTCATCCACAAGAATGATTTAGTTGTTTTTTAA
- a CDS encoding HD domain-containing phosphohydrolase: protein MVGETKENPWVKAVEIYHCISPFSTTALCEGLDGLASDIQVFGGIVCSPDITSPNSCVFSSEEGYTKSGLLVLFFGGPDFYVDSRKISGWKPIGRNFHVTRSEGNILYELGGIPAYEVYNKYLNIKNDQNFFYNALEFPMLYEHNGVSIVRAPGSSNPDGSLTMSSDIDEGSIIRLSYGEPGLIVDRIREESEKCGEFGPQVQHIFSCAARKAFWSQREPTYEITPFKGLASSTGFFSHGEFLREKGHLNQHNITLVIASMREGPAVGKNRERSDDIRSEMTTRLPLAARMATFIRETSFELEQINSKLRVMNEHLQDVATTDSLTGLENRLAFDELLKNIAQEDSDAGNWTMVLMDVNGLKYANDTFGHQAGDVLIVAAGKSIKKAYGLYGNCFRIGGDEFAVVTKAPLDSLFLLYTNLQKSIEEYNKDALYHLSIAVGESRLRSDSGIRKSISDWKMEADLNMYRDKVRYHKPTENSENQNLKDLITCLISVEEAKDSYTAHHSERVKAYTELLARLLGLSEASVSLITHAAHLHDIGKMGISDNVLGKPGKLTDEEFAIIRQHPVIGAKILMQSNYTHELVQIVLHHHERFDGRGYPEGLKGEEIPIGARIIAVADSIDAMTSKRVYRDAMSLDYCRKEIEKNLGIMYDPAIGKVALDHWNEIVDMLLKMQTGRPKVI from the coding sequence ATAGTCGGGGAAACCAAGGAAAATCCCTGGGTCAAGGCGGTTGAAATTTACCATTGCATTTCCCCGTTCTCGACGACGGCTCTTTGCGAAGGTCTCGATGGCCTGGCATCTGATATTCAGGTGTTTGGAGGCATCGTCTGTTCTCCCGACATTACAAGCCCGAATTCCTGTGTATTCTCGTCGGAAGAGGGCTATACGAAATCCGGTCTTTTGGTATTGTTTTTTGGCGGCCCCGATTTTTATGTCGATTCCCGTAAAATTAGCGGGTGGAAACCGATTGGCCGTAATTTCCATGTGACCCGTTCTGAAGGCAACATCCTTTATGAATTGGGAGGAATTCCTGCTTACGAGGTCTATAACAAGTATCTGAATATCAAGAACGATCAGAATTTCTTCTACAATGCACTTGAGTTCCCGATGCTGTATGAGCATAACGGGGTCTCCATCGTACGTGCTCCAGGTTCCAGTAATCCTGATGGTTCGCTCACGATGTCTTCCGATATCGATGAAGGCTCCATTATCAGGCTTTCGTATGGTGAACCGGGATTGATTGTAGACCGCATCAGGGAAGAAAGTGAAAAATGCGGTGAATTCGGACCCCAGGTGCAGCACATTTTCTCGTGTGCGGCGCGAAAGGCGTTCTGGTCGCAGCGTGAGCCGACTTACGAAATTACGCCGTTCAAGGGTTTGGCTTCGAGTACGGGATTTTTCTCGCATGGGGAATTCCTACGCGAAAAGGGGCATTTGAACCAACACAACATTACGCTTGTAATTGCCTCGATGCGAGAAGGTCCTGCGGTAGGGAAAAACCGTGAAAGGTCTGACGATATCCGATCCGAAATGACGACTAGGCTTCCGCTCGCGGCCCGTATGGCGACTTTCATTCGTGAAACTTCATTTGAGCTTGAACAAATTAACAGTAAGCTCCGCGTGATGAACGAGCACCTGCAAGATGTCGCGACGACGGATTCTCTGACGGGACTCGAAAATAGGCTTGCATTTGACGAATTGCTAAAAAACATTGCCCAGGAAGACTCCGATGCCGGAAACTGGACGATGGTCCTGATGGATGTGAACGGCCTCAAGTACGCCAATGATACCTTTGGACATCAGGCTGGCGACGTCTTGATTGTCGCTGCAGGAAAGTCTATCAAGAAGGCTTATGGGCTTTATGGGAACTGTTTTAGAATCGGTGGCGATGAATTTGCCGTAGTGACGAAGGCGCCTTTGGATTCCCTGTTCTTGCTGTATACCAATTTGCAAAAGAGTATTGAGGAATACAACAAGGATGCTCTTTATCATTTGTCGATCGCTGTTGGCGAAAGTAGGCTTCGCAGCGATTCGGGCATCCGCAAGTCCATTAGTGACTGGAAGATGGAAGCGGACCTGAACATGTATCGCGACAAGGTGCGTTACCATAAGCCGACCGAAAATAGCGAAAATCAGAACTTGAAAGATTTGATAACCTGCCTTATTTCGGTGGAAGAAGCGAAAGACTCTTATACGGCGCACCATTCCGAACGCGTCAAGGCGTATACGGAATTGCTCGCGCGTTTGTTGGGGCTTTCCGAGGCTTCGGTGTCATTGATTACGCATGCAGCTCACCTGCATGATATCGGCAAGATGGGTATCAGCGACAATGTGCTTGGTAAACCGGGAAAGCTGACTGATGAAGAATTCGCGATTATCAGGCAACACCCGGTAATTGGTGCAAAAATTTTGATGCAGTCGAACTATACGCACGAACTGGTGCAGATTGTGTTGCATCACCATGAACGTTTCGATGGTCGTGGATATCCCGAAGGCCTTAAGGGTGAAGAAATCCCGATCGGAGCCCGTATCATTGCCGTTGCGGATTCGATTGACGCCATGACGAGTAAGCGTGTTTACCGTGATGCGATGTCGCTCGATTATTGCCGCAAGGAAATCGAGAAAAATCTGGGAATCATGTATGATCCGGCTATTGGCAAGGTGGCGCTGGACCATTGGAATGAAATTGTCGATATGCTGCTGAAAATGCAGACTGGACGTCCGAAAGTCATATAA
- a CDS encoding NAD-dependent epimerase/dehydratase family protein yields MIALFIGGTGTISMAITRLAASQGWKLYLLNRRNRPAEDIPAGVEIINADIYNESDVAEKIKGMQFDVVCDFIVFHPSALERDYRLFKGKAKQFMYISSASAYQKPLSDYRITEGTPLANPYWEYSRNKIAGEEFLMKMYREEGFPITIVRPSHTYDERSIPLGVHGKNGSWQVAKRMLEGKPVIIHGDGTSLWTMTFNTDFARGFVGLMGNVHAIGETFQITSDETLTWNQIYKAVADALGVELKPYYVSSQFLADVSDYDLLGSLIGDKANSVVFDNSKLKRAVPTFRSEVRFDEGIRRTIDYVLAHPEFQKEDPEFDAWCDKVIATLESAKAALR; encoded by the coding sequence ATGATTGCACTATTCATCGGCGGTACAGGAACTATCAGCATGGCCATCACGCGCCTTGCAGCATCCCAGGGCTGGAAACTATACCTGCTCAATCGCAGGAACCGCCCCGCAGAAGATATCCCCGCAGGGGTTGAAATCATTAACGCCGACATTTACAATGAGTCGGACGTTGCCGAAAAAATCAAGGGGATGCAGTTCGATGTGGTCTGCGATTTTATCGTATTCCACCCGAGTGCGCTTGAACGCGATTACCGTCTGTTTAAGGGCAAGGCCAAGCAGTTCATGTACATCAGTTCCGCGAGCGCCTACCAAAAGCCGCTTTCGGACTATCGCATTACCGAAGGAACGCCTCTTGCGAATCCGTACTGGGAATACTCCCGCAACAAGATTGCGGGGGAGGAATTCTTGATGAAGATGTACCGCGAAGAAGGTTTCCCCATAACGATTGTGCGCCCGAGCCACACTTACGACGAGCGCAGCATCCCGCTGGGTGTCCACGGCAAGAACGGCAGCTGGCAGGTGGCAAAGCGCATGCTCGAGGGCAAGCCCGTCATTATTCACGGCGACGGTACGAGCCTTTGGACGATGACCTTCAATACCGATTTTGCCCGCGGTTTTGTGGGCTTGATGGGGAATGTGCACGCCATCGGTGAAACGTTCCAGATTACAAGCGACGAGACGCTTACCTGGAATCAGATTTACAAGGCGGTTGCCGATGCGCTGGGTGTTGAACTCAAACCCTACTACGTGTCTTCGCAGTTCCTTGCGGATGTGAGCGACTACGATTTGCTCGGGAGCCTCATCGGCGACAAGGCGAACTCCGTGGTTTTTGACAATTCTAAACTCAAGCGGGCTGTGCCCACATTCCGTTCCGAAGTTCGCTTTGATGAGGGTATCCGCCGCACCATTGATTATGTGCTTGCGCATCCGGAATTCCAGAAAGAAGATCCCGAATTTGATGCCTGGTGCGACAAGGTGATTGCGACGCTGGAAAGCGCGAAGGCCGCATTGCGCTAA
- a CDS encoding iron-containing alcohol dehydrogenase, with the protein MDNFNFYSPTEFVFGMNRENECGELIKKYGGTKVLIHYGGGSAVRSGLIDRVKASLDAAGIPHVELGGVKPNPHDSLVYKGIEVVRENGIDFILAVGGGSTIDSSKAIAMGVPYKGDFWDFYEGKASAACALPIGVVQTIAAAGSEGSGDSVITKEDGMLKRGASSEHIRPKFAVQNPALLCTLPAYQTACGITDIMAHVFERYFTNTLEVEITDRLCEAVLLTMVKEGPRAIADPANYQVRANIMWAGTVAHNGVVGCGRSQDWNSHAIEHELSALYDCAHGAGLAVIMPAWMEYVVDHNVMRFAQMATRVFGCQMNFENPKSTALEGIKAFRKFLHSIGMPINFAELGAKEEDIPKMVEKLNPGDGWGFVPLKAKDVTEIYKIAAHATV; encoded by the coding sequence ATGGATAATTTCAACTTCTACAGCCCCACAGAATTCGTATTCGGTATGAACCGCGAAAATGAATGCGGTGAACTCATCAAAAAGTATGGCGGCACCAAGGTGCTGATTCATTACGGTGGTGGCTCTGCGGTGCGTTCGGGATTGATTGACCGCGTGAAGGCAAGCCTCGATGCTGCTGGAATCCCGCATGTGGAACTCGGTGGCGTGAAGCCGAATCCGCATGATTCGCTCGTGTACAAGGGTATTGAAGTTGTCCGTGAAAATGGGATTGATTTTATTTTGGCGGTAGGCGGCGGCTCTACGATAGACAGCTCCAAGGCCATCGCGATGGGCGTTCCTTACAAGGGCGATTTCTGGGACTTTTACGAAGGAAAGGCTTCTGCTGCATGTGCGCTCCCGATTGGCGTGGTGCAGACGATTGCGGCTGCCGGTTCCGAAGGTAGCGGCGACTCCGTGATTACCAAGGAAGACGGCATGCTCAAGCGCGGTGCAAGTAGCGAACACATTCGCCCGAAGTTCGCGGTGCAGAATCCGGCGCTCCTTTGCACGTTGCCTGCCTACCAGACGGCCTGCGGCATTACCGATATCATGGCTCACGTTTTTGAACGCTACTTCACGAATACGCTGGAAGTGGAAATTACCGACCGCCTGTGCGAAGCGGTGCTCCTCACGATGGTGAAGGAAGGCCCCCGCGCCATTGCCGACCCCGCCAACTACCAGGTGCGTGCAAACATCATGTGGGCGGGGACGGTAGCCCACAACGGCGTTGTGGGCTGCGGGCGCAGTCAGGACTGGAACAGCCACGCCATCGAACATGAACTATCGGCTCTTTACGACTGCGCCCATGGCGCGGGCCTAGCAGTCATCATGCCTGCCTGGATGGAATACGTCGTCGATCACAACGTAATGCGTTTTGCGCAGATGGCAACGCGTGTATTTGGCTGCCAGATGAATTTTGAGAACCCGAAGTCCACCGCCCTCGAAGGTATCAAGGCCTTCCGCAAGTTCCTGCATTCTATCGGTATGCCCATCAACTTTGCAGAACTCGGCGCGAAGGAAGAAGACATCCCGAAGATGGTCGAAAAGCTGAATCCGGGCGACGGCTGGGGCTTTGTCCCGCTCAAGGCGAAGGACGTGACTGAGATTTACAAAATTGCGGCCCACGCAACGGTGTAA